The Nocardioides sp. S-1144 genome includes a region encoding these proteins:
- the dxr gene encoding 1-deoxy-D-xylulose-5-phosphate reductoisomerase, whose amino-acid sequence MNPTSQPERRDVVVLGSTGSIGTQALDVVRDNPDRFRVVGLTAGGGNPELFAAQVAEFAPAFSGLGEEASTEAAGRPCDVVLNGITGAVGLRPTLAALDAGTTLALANKESLIIGGPLVRDRARPGQIVPVDSEHSAIAQSLRAGTADEVRRLVLTASGGPFRGMTREQLTSVTPAQALAHPNFAMGKVITTNSATLVNKGLEVIEAHLLFDVPLERIDVVVHPQQLIHSMVEFVDGAVVAQLGLPTMLVPIALGLGWPDRVPDAESPIDWTRAADWRFEPLDDTAFPAVRIAREAGARGSTAPAVYNAANEVCVEAFHDGRLRFPDIVSVVEDVLRSHDVPSTQTLTVDDVLAADAWARSTAHELIRSET is encoded by the coding sequence GTGAACCCGACCTCCCAGCCCGAGCGGCGCGACGTCGTCGTCCTCGGCTCGACCGGCTCGATCGGCACCCAGGCCCTCGACGTCGTCCGCGACAACCCCGACCGGTTCCGCGTCGTCGGGCTGACCGCCGGCGGCGGCAACCCCGAGCTCTTCGCCGCGCAGGTCGCCGAGTTCGCCCCGGCGTTCTCGGGGCTGGGGGAGGAGGCCTCGACCGAGGCGGCCGGCCGGCCCTGCGACGTCGTCCTCAACGGCATCACCGGAGCCGTCGGGCTCCGTCCGACCCTGGCCGCCCTCGACGCCGGGACGACGCTGGCCCTGGCCAACAAGGAGTCGCTCATCATCGGCGGGCCGCTGGTGCGCGACCGCGCCCGCCCCGGCCAGATCGTGCCGGTCGACTCCGAGCACAGCGCCATCGCCCAGAGCCTGCGGGCCGGCACCGCGGACGAGGTGCGGCGCCTGGTGCTCACCGCCAGCGGCGGGCCGTTCCGCGGGATGACCCGCGAGCAGCTCACCTCGGTCACCCCGGCGCAGGCGCTCGCGCACCCGAACTTCGCCATGGGCAAGGTGATCACCACCAACTCCGCGACCCTGGTCAACAAGGGGCTCGAGGTCATCGAGGCGCACCTGCTCTTCGACGTCCCGCTCGAGCGCATCGACGTCGTCGTCCACCCGCAGCAGCTCATCCACTCGATGGTCGAGTTCGTCGACGGCGCGGTCGTCGCCCAGCTCGGGCTCCCGACGATGCTGGTCCCGATCGCGCTCGGCCTCGGGTGGCCCGACCGGGTGCCCGACGCCGAGAGCCCGATCGACTGGACCCGGGCCGCCGACTGGCGCTTCGAGCCGCTCGACGACACCGCCTTCCCGGCCGTGCGGATCGCCCGTGAGGCCGGCGCGCGGGGCAGCACGGCCCCCGCGGTCTACAACGCCGCCAACGAGGTGTGCGTGGAGGCCTTCCACGACGGCCGGCTGCGGTTCCCCGACATCGTGTCCGTTGTCGAGGACGTGCTGCGGTCCCACGACGTACCCTCGACGCAGACCCTCACCGTCGACGACGTCCTCGCCGCCGACGCGTGGGCGCGCAGCACCGCGCACGAGCTGATCCGGAGTGAGACGTGA
- a CDS encoding M50 family metallopeptidase, whose protein sequence is MTALLYLLGVVIFVAAILASIGLHELGHMIPAKKFGGKVTQYFIGFGPTVWSKQVGETEYGVKAIPLGGYVKIVGMLPPAAEELVDSVEVDAEGNRVQRVRKSNTGMFTQLISDARSAEWELIRPEDGDRLFYKMAWWKKVVVMAGGPTVNLLIAFVLFLIVFSTYGQRSQEVEPGAPVVETVSQCVIAYTGEGPLRDCAASDPESPARAAGLEPGDQIVGFNGVEVTGWQQLRDLIEDNAQGTASITYVRDGAETTAQTSTTVTARPGDDVGDAVREVGFLGISPATRIVVEKGGPIYTLDAMGTMTVDTVKALGQLPMKVFDVGQAILGLEERAADSPVSIVGGGRFAGEQTSSDVLDVQEKTIFLLTLIAGFNLFIGLFNFLPLLPLDGGHIASALWEAVRRGIARLRRKPDPGYVDAAKLLPIAYVVASAMLVMGVVLIVGDIVVPLDISG, encoded by the coding sequence GTGACCGCCCTGCTGTACCTCCTCGGAGTGGTGATCTTCGTCGCCGCCATCCTCGCCTCGATCGGCCTGCACGAGCTCGGCCACATGATCCCCGCGAAGAAGTTCGGGGGGAAGGTCACCCAGTACTTCATCGGCTTCGGCCCGACCGTGTGGAGCAAGCAGGTCGGCGAGACCGAGTACGGCGTCAAGGCGATCCCGCTCGGCGGCTACGTGAAGATCGTCGGCATGCTGCCGCCGGCCGCCGAGGAGCTGGTCGACTCGGTCGAGGTCGACGCCGAGGGCAACCGCGTCCAGCGGGTCCGCAAGTCCAACACCGGCATGTTCACCCAGCTCATCTCCGACGCCCGCAGCGCCGAGTGGGAGCTGATCCGTCCCGAGGACGGCGACCGGCTCTTCTACAAGATGGCGTGGTGGAAGAAGGTCGTCGTGATGGCCGGCGGGCCCACGGTCAACCTGCTCATCGCCTTCGTGCTGTTCCTGATCGTCTTCTCCACCTACGGCCAGCGCAGCCAGGAGGTCGAGCCCGGCGCACCGGTGGTCGAGACGGTCTCGCAGTGCGTCATCGCCTACACCGGTGAGGGGCCGCTGCGCGACTGCGCGGCCAGCGACCCCGAGAGCCCGGCGCGCGCGGCCGGCCTCGAGCCCGGTGACCAGATCGTCGGCTTCAACGGCGTCGAGGTCACCGGCTGGCAGCAGCTGCGCGACCTGATCGAGGACAACGCCCAGGGCACGGCCTCGATCACCTACGTGCGCGACGGCGCGGAGACCACCGCGCAGACCAGCACCACCGTCACCGCGCGCCCCGGCGACGACGTCGGCGACGCCGTCCGGGAGGTCGGGTTCCTCGGCATCTCGCCGGCCACCCGGATCGTCGTGGAGAAGGGCGGCCCGATCTACACCCTCGACGCGATGGGCACGATGACCGTCGACACCGTCAAGGCGCTGGGCCAGCTGCCGATGAAGGTCTTCGACGTCGGCCAGGCCATCCTCGGCCTCGAGGAGCGGGCCGCCGACAGCCCCGTCAGCATCGTCGGCGGCGGCCGGTTCGCCGGGGAGCAGACCTCCAGCGACGTGCTCGACGTGCAGGAGAAGACCATCTTCCTGCTCACCCTGATCGCCGGGTTCAACCTGTTCATCGGGCTGTTCAACTTCCTGCCGCTGCTGCCCCTCGACGGCGGCCACATCGCCTCCGCCCTCTGGGAGGCCGTGCGCCGCGGCATCGCCCGGCTGCGCCGCAAGCCCGACCCCGGCTACGTCGACGCCGCCAAGCTGCTCCCGATCGCCTACGTCGTGGCCAGCGCCATGCTGGTGATGGGCGTCGTGCTGATCGTCGGCGACATCGTGGTGCCGCTCGACATCTCGGGCTGA